A genomic region of Sandaracinaceae bacterium contains the following coding sequences:
- a CDS encoding Crp/Fnr family transcriptional regulator, whose translation MEDLGEAERAKLFERFGRSFDAGTQIYAEGDAATHCHLIQEGRVRLVKRIRSSERSLTVLRPGDLFGEDALLSRGARGASAVALTDVSVLALDRKTFGVLLSSNPEVALRLVEQLVRRLRHAEEQLENAMLRDQPSRVVNTLVRLASATERTDDGHVLSISPLELSSRVGLDVDAVKRAVQQLRDGGYLRIHDERIILPDLAALRQLYELLGMKEEVRGGFL comes from the coding sequence GTGGAGGATCTCGGGGAGGCGGAGCGCGCGAAGCTCTTCGAACGGTTTGGCCGTTCGTTCGACGCCGGGACGCAGATCTACGCGGAGGGCGACGCGGCCACGCACTGCCACCTGATCCAGGAGGGCCGCGTCCGGCTGGTCAAGCGCATCCGCTCCTCGGAGCGCAGCCTGACCGTGCTGCGGCCGGGCGATCTCTTCGGGGAGGACGCGCTGCTCAGCCGGGGCGCGCGGGGCGCCAGCGCGGTGGCGCTGACCGACGTCTCCGTGCTCGCGCTCGACCGGAAGACCTTCGGTGTCCTGCTCTCGAGCAACCCGGAGGTCGCGCTCCGGCTGGTCGAGCAGCTGGTGCGCCGCCTGCGGCACGCGGAGGAGCAGCTGGAGAACGCGATGCTCCGCGATCAGCCCTCGCGCGTCGTCAACACCCTGGTGCGCCTCGCGAGCGCGACCGAGCGGACGGACGACGGACACGTGCTGTCGATCTCTCCCCTCGAGCTGTCCAGCCGCGTGGGCCTGGACGTCGACGCGGTGAAGCGGGCCGTGCAGCAGCTCCGGGACGGCGGGTACCTCCGCATCCACGACGAGCGCATCATCCTGCCGGACCTCGCCGCGCTGCGGCAGCTCTACGAGCTGCTCGGCATGAAGGAGGAGGTGCGCGGTGGATTCCTCTGA
- a CDS encoding DUF4292 domain-containing protein, protein MRAIFVALVALALVGCPGRPCPSQPFADAESALDAYRDMRRPARVIRAEARVDRRDPEGRIRGTVLMFIARPDRVRFDAMTQFGPAAVLTSDGDRFALMDLRENHFYEGPTCPANIERLLGLRFSSTEVTRLLLGETPRIEAEERTIRCDGATYRVELTAADGRRQELDLELREGDEMVPPEAQRMRLKRSEVFSADGQTEWRVTYDEYRFIEDPDDTQSPRRGVVLPFRVRFEDPRRDIDTLVRFSSIDLNVEIPAGAFRQETRPGLEVHPVTCD, encoded by the coding sequence ATGAGGGCCATCTTCGTCGCGCTGGTTGCGCTCGCGCTCGTGGGCTGCCCGGGCCGACCGTGCCCTTCTCAGCCGTTCGCCGACGCGGAGAGCGCGCTCGACGCCTACCGCGACATGCGCCGGCCCGCGCGCGTGATCCGCGCGGAGGCGAGGGTGGACCGGCGCGATCCCGAGGGGCGGATCCGCGGCACCGTGCTCATGTTCATCGCGCGCCCGGACCGCGTGCGCTTCGACGCGATGACCCAGTTCGGCCCCGCGGCGGTGTTGACGAGCGACGGAGACCGCTTCGCGCTGATGGATCTCCGCGAGAACCACTTCTACGAGGGCCCCACCTGCCCGGCGAACATCGAGCGGCTGCTCGGCCTCCGCTTCAGCTCCACCGAGGTGACGCGCCTGCTGCTCGGCGAGACGCCGCGCATCGAGGCGGAGGAACGCACGATCCGTTGCGATGGCGCGACCTACCGCGTCGAGCTGACGGCGGCGGACGGACGCCGCCAGGAGCTCGACCTCGAGCTGCGCGAGGGCGACGAGATGGTGCCGCCCGAGGCGCAGCGCATGCGGCTGAAGCGCAGTGAGGTCTTCTCCGCGGATGGCCAGACCGAGTGGCGGGTGACCTACGACGAGTACCGCTTCATCGAGGACCCCGACGACACGCAGAGCCCGCGCCGCGGCGTGGTGCTGCCGTTCCGCGTCCGCTTCGAGGATCCCCGCCGCGACATCGACACGCTGGTCCGCTTCTCGAGCATCGATCTGAACGTGGAGATCCCGGCCGGCGCCTTCCGGCAGGAGACGCGCCCCGGCCTGGAAGTGCATCCGGTCACGTGTGATTGA
- a CDS encoding dipeptide ABC transporter ATP-binding protein: MSDGPILEIENVSKHFTHREGFLGMKTRPVRAVDGVSLTVERGETLGLVGESGCGKSTLGRVVLRLIDPTGGRIRFEGEDITTASQGQLRPLRRRMQIIFQDPYSSLNPRMTVRAMIGEAMRIHGLVKNADEERDRVAALLKKVGLRPEHASRYPHEFSGGQRQRIGIARALAVEPTFIVADEPISALDVSIQAQIVNLLGELQEELGLSYLFIAHDLKVVELVSRRVAVMYLGKIAELTTSEALYRDPKHPYTRALLSAVPVPDPTRDRKRIVLEGDVPSPLNPPSGCRFHPRCPIAKKGLCDREEPELRELAPGHVVACHLAE; encoded by the coding sequence ATGAGCGACGGTCCCATCCTCGAGATCGAGAACGTCTCGAAGCACTTCACGCATCGCGAGGGCTTCCTCGGGATGAAGACGCGCCCGGTGCGCGCGGTCGACGGGGTCTCGCTGACCGTCGAGCGCGGCGAGACGCTCGGCCTGGTGGGCGAGTCCGGCTGCGGCAAGAGCACGCTGGGGCGCGTCGTGCTGCGCCTGATCGACCCCACGGGCGGCCGCATCCGCTTCGAGGGCGAGGACATCACGACCGCGAGCCAGGGCCAGCTCCGGCCGCTCCGTCGTCGCATGCAGATCATCTTCCAGGATCCGTACAGCTCGCTGAACCCGCGCATGACCGTGCGCGCGATGATCGGCGAGGCGATGCGCATCCACGGCCTCGTGAAGAACGCGGACGAGGAGCGCGATCGGGTCGCCGCGCTGCTGAAGAAGGTCGGCCTCCGGCCCGAGCACGCGAGCCGCTACCCCCACGAGTTCTCGGGCGGCCAGCGTCAGCGGATCGGCATCGCGCGCGCGCTGGCGGTGGAGCCCACCTTCATCGTGGCCGACGAGCCGATCAGCGCGCTCGACGTCTCGATCCAGGCGCAGATCGTCAACCTCCTCGGAGAGCTGCAGGAGGAGCTGGGGCTCAGCTACCTCTTCATCGCGCACGACCTGAAGGTGGTGGAGCTCGTCAGCCGTCGCGTCGCGGTGATGTACCTGGGCAAGATCGCCGAGCTGACCACGAGCGAGGCGCTCTACCGCGACCCCAAGCACCCCTACACCCGCGCGCTCCTCAGCGCAGTGCCCGTCCCCGACCCGACTCGTGACCGCAAGCGCATCGTGCTCGAGGGGGACGTGCCCAGCCCGCTGAACCCGCCGTCGGGCTGCCGCTTCCACCCGCGCTGCCCCATCGCGAAGAAGGGGCTGTGCGACCGCGAGGAGCCCGAGCTGCGGGAGCTCGCGCCGGGCCACGTGGTCGCCTGCCACCTCGCGGAGTAG
- a CDS encoding helix-turn-helix domain-containing protein, with amino-acid sequence MESLGTYLRNERELRQISLEEIAQTTRIPIRMLQRIEDDDLDALPGEVFARGFLKSYATSVGLDAEDVLGRYGRRDQPEEDSAPAPITAITPPEKGRRFGIAIALVILLILFTLALSIVLRPRHRDTPIELSQASTQVLDARV; translated from the coding sequence ATGGAGTCCCTCGGAACCTATCTCCGGAACGAGCGTGAGCTGAGGCAGATCTCTCTCGAGGAGATCGCGCAGACCACGCGCATCCCGATTCGAATGCTGCAACGCATCGAGGACGACGACCTCGACGCGCTGCCGGGTGAGGTGTTCGCCCGCGGCTTCCTCAAGTCCTACGCGACCAGCGTGGGCCTCGACGCCGAGGACGTGCTCGGCCGCTACGGCCGCCGGGACCAGCCCGAAGAGGACAGCGCGCCCGCCCCGATCACGGCCATCACGCCGCCGGAGAAGGGTCGCCGCTTCGGCATCGCGATCGCGCTCGTGATCCTGCTCATCCTCTTCACGCTCGCGCTCTCCATCGTGCTGCGTCCGCGTCACCGCGACACGCCGATCGAGCTCTCGCAGGCGTCGACCCAGGTCCTGGACGCGCGCGTCTGA
- a CDS encoding response regulator: MSAGGPLIARILVVEDSSAMRAFVRAALEEAGVVREVIEAASGFEALRILPREQVQLAIVDINMPDVNGLELIRFMRKSESHKDTPLIVISSEASERDRERGLMLGANAYLAKPFTADALIALVRELAAEGEGA, translated from the coding sequence ATGTCCGCCGGAGGTCCCCTGATCGCCCGCATCCTGGTCGTCGAGGACTCCAGCGCGATGCGCGCCTTCGTTCGCGCCGCGCTCGAGGAGGCCGGCGTGGTGCGCGAGGTGATCGAAGCGGCCAGCGGCTTCGAGGCGCTGCGCATCCTGCCCCGGGAGCAGGTCCAGCTCGCGATCGTCGACATCAACATGCCGGACGTGAACGGGCTCGAGCTGATCCGCTTCATGCGCAAGAGCGAGTCCCACAAGGACACCCCGCTCATCGTCATCAGCTCCGAGGCCTCCGAGCGCGACCGTGAGCGCGGGCTGATGCTCGGCGCCAACGCCTACCTGGCCAAGCCCTTCACCGCCGATGCCCTCATCGCACTGGTGCGCGAGCTCGCTGCGGAGGGGGAGGGGGCGTGA
- a CDS encoding bifunctional homocysteine S-methyltransferase/methylenetetrahydrofolate reductase — MPAEKLIDVLRARPVVFDGAMGTALYERGVLYTNNMDQQTVTKPELVASVHRMHLEAGAEVLQTNTFGANRYRLSSHNLEGDVDRINRAAVKLVQDVAAGNAWVAGSVGPSGTIFKTVPESEMDALRSAFREQAEVLVDAGVDLLVLETYRQPDELQLAIEGARAASQGKVPILASVSFDAFGTMSDGTGPEEMAKRLADLGLDAVGVNCADGPAGVYEMAVRLLDAGLPVVAQPNAGLPRRVEGRFAYMATPEYFLVYARRLYKAGVRGVGGCCGTTADHIRQIDQAARMLRGDDPPRDSSPPDVAGQATRDFERMPEEEIAPGVEVTPLSDKGLIGERLAAKKFVVSVEVNPPPGLSLEKALAGAAQLKAGGVDVINVADGARATARMGNLALCFRIQEQLEMPALMHVTTRDRNVLGLVAHLLASHELGVKNLVVITGDPPKMGDFPDAKAVYDLDSIGLLRLINGMNRGFDPGGKPLKGATSFLCATGAEPAAKDYDRELRRLEQKRDAGAELVMTQPVYDPVVLERFLDDVRPMGIPVLVGLLPLASYRNAEFLHNEVPGMSIPEDIRERMRRAGSGPDGRAEGVRIAREMLEAVKGRVDGAYIMPPFGRYELALEVIDGIVR; from the coding sequence ATGCCGGCCGAGAAGCTCATCGACGTTCTGCGCGCGCGTCCCGTCGTCTTCGATGGCGCGATGGGCACGGCCCTCTACGAGCGCGGCGTCCTCTACACGAACAACATGGACCAGCAGACGGTGACCAAGCCGGAGCTGGTGGCCTCGGTGCACCGGATGCACCTCGAGGCCGGCGCGGAGGTGCTGCAGACCAACACCTTCGGCGCCAACCGCTACCGGCTCTCGAGCCACAACCTGGAAGGCGACGTCGACCGCATCAACCGCGCGGCGGTGAAGCTCGTCCAGGACGTCGCGGCGGGCAACGCGTGGGTCGCCGGCTCGGTCGGGCCCAGCGGCACCATCTTCAAGACGGTGCCCGAGAGCGAGATGGACGCGCTGCGCAGCGCGTTCCGTGAGCAGGCCGAGGTGCTCGTCGACGCGGGCGTCGATCTCCTCGTGCTCGAGACCTACCGCCAGCCCGACGAGCTGCAGCTCGCGATCGAGGGCGCGCGCGCCGCGTCGCAGGGCAAGGTGCCGATCCTGGCCAGCGTCAGCTTCGACGCCTTCGGCACGATGTCCGACGGCACGGGCCCCGAAGAGATGGCGAAGCGCCTCGCCGATCTCGGCTTGGACGCGGTCGGCGTCAACTGCGCGGACGGACCGGCCGGGGTCTACGAGATGGCGGTGCGGCTGCTCGACGCGGGCCTCCCCGTGGTGGCGCAGCCGAACGCGGGCCTGCCGCGCCGGGTGGAGGGCCGCTTCGCCTACATGGCGACGCCCGAGTACTTCCTCGTCTACGCGCGCCGCCTCTACAAGGCCGGCGTGCGCGGGGTCGGCGGCTGCTGCGGCACGACCGCCGATCACATCCGGCAGATCGATCAGGCGGCGCGCATGCTCCGCGGCGACGACCCGCCGCGCGACTCGTCGCCCCCCGACGTGGCGGGTCAGGCGACGCGTGACTTCGAGCGCATGCCCGAGGAGGAGATCGCGCCCGGCGTCGAGGTCACCCCGCTCTCGGACAAGGGCCTGATCGGCGAGCGGCTCGCGGCGAAGAAGTTCGTCGTCAGCGTCGAGGTCAACCCGCCGCCGGGGCTCAGCCTGGAGAAGGCGCTGGCCGGCGCGGCGCAGCTGAAGGCGGGCGGCGTCGACGTCATCAACGTGGCCGACGGCGCGCGCGCAACCGCGCGCATGGGCAACCTCGCGCTCTGCTTCCGCATCCAGGAGCAGCTCGAGATGCCGGCGTTGATGCACGTGACGACGCGCGATCGGAACGTGCTCGGCCTCGTCGCGCATCTGCTCGCGTCGCACGAGCTGGGCGTGAAGAACCTGGTCGTCATCACGGGCGACCCGCCGAAGATGGGCGACTTTCCCGACGCGAAGGCCGTCTACGACCTCGACTCGATCGGGCTCCTGCGGCTCATCAACGGCATGAACCGCGGCTTCGATCCGGGCGGCAAGCCGCTCAAGGGCGCCACCTCGTTCCTCTGCGCGACGGGCGCGGAGCCGGCGGCGAAGGACTACGACCGCGAGCTGCGACGGCTCGAGCAGAAGCGCGACGCGGGCGCCGAGTTGGTGATGACCCAGCCGGTCTACGACCCCGTCGTGCTCGAGCGTTTCCTCGACGACGTCCGCCCCATGGGCATCCCCGTGCTCGTCGGGCTGCTGCCGCTCGCGAGCTACCGCAACGCGGAGTTCCTTCACAACGAGGTGCCGGGCATGAGCATCCCCGAGGACATTCGCGAGCGCATGCGCAGGGCGGGGAGCGGGCCCGACGGCCGCGCCGAGGGCGTGCGCATCGCCCGTGAGATGCTCGAGGCGGTCAAGGGTCGCGTCGACGGCGCGTACATCATGCCGCCGTTCGGCCGCTACGAGCTGGCCCTCGAGGTCATCGACGGGATCGTGCGATGA
- a CDS encoding ABC transporter ATP-binding protein, translating into MSEPLLRVENLVTAFHTDEGSVRAVDDVSFTVEDGQTLGIVGESGCGKSVTSLSVMRLVPDPPGVIERGRIVFQGRDLLKISEREMRALRGERISMIFQEPMTSLNPVHRVGKQISETLRVHRGMSRRDARKRAIELLDLVGIPAPAERVDSYPHELSGGMRQRVVIAMALACDPTLLIADEPTTALDVTIQAQILELLQKLKDEMGMSIIFITHDLGVVAELTDDVLVMYAGRVVERSPTAKLFADPLHPYTVGLLRSVPGFGQNIGKKRLPTIEGMVPDLRELPRGCRFQDRCALVEPRCREEEPPLFPVDEREVACFVVADQRGAAAPAGEEEE; encoded by the coding sequence ATGAGCGAGCCCCTCCTCCGGGTCGAGAACCTCGTCACGGCCTTTCACACCGACGAGGGCTCGGTGCGCGCGGTCGACGACGTCTCCTTCACGGTCGAGGACGGACAGACCCTCGGCATCGTCGGCGAGAGCGGCTGCGGCAAGAGCGTGACCAGCCTGTCGGTCATGCGGCTCGTGCCCGATCCGCCCGGCGTCATCGAGCGCGGCCGCATCGTCTTCCAGGGCCGCGATCTGCTGAAGATCTCCGAGCGCGAGATGCGGGCCCTCCGCGGCGAGCGCATCTCGATGATCTTCCAGGAGCCGATGACCAGCCTCAACCCGGTGCATCGGGTGGGCAAGCAGATCAGCGAGACCCTGCGCGTGCACCGCGGCATGTCGCGCCGCGACGCCCGCAAGCGCGCCATCGAGCTGCTCGATCTCGTGGGCATCCCCGCTCCGGCGGAGCGCGTCGACAGCTACCCGCACGAGCTGTCGGGCGGGATGCGGCAGCGCGTCGTCATCGCGATGGCCCTGGCGTGCGATCCGACCCTGCTCATCGCCGACGAGCCGACCACCGCGCTCGACGTGACGATCCAGGCGCAGATCCTCGAGCTGCTCCAGAAGCTCAAGGACGAGATGGGGATGAGCATCATCTTCATCACCCACGACCTCGGCGTGGTGGCGGAGCTGACCGACGACGTGCTCGTGATGTACGCGGGCCGCGTGGTGGAGCGCTCGCCGACCGCGAAGCTCTTCGCCGATCCGCTCCACCCGTACACCGTGGGCCTGCTGCGCAGCGTGCCCGGGTTCGGCCAGAACATCGGTAAGAAGCGGCTGCCGACCATCGAGGGCATGGTCCCGGACCTGCGCGAGCTCCCTCGCGGGTGCCGCTTCCAGGACCGCTGCGCGCTCGTCGAGCCCCGCTGCCGCGAGGAGGAGCCGCCCCTGTTCCCGGTCGACGAGCGCGAGGTCGCGTGCTTCGTGGTGGCCGATCAGCGCGGCGCCGCGGCTCCCGCGGGCGAGGAAGAGGAATGA
- a CDS encoding DUF971 domain-containing protein produces the protein MSSPEPLELRAPEGARRMEIDWDDGTTSAYRHAILRGFCPCAHCQGHQGPVRWVSGAEQADLELSLIEPVGNYALRLGWGDGHSTGIYTFRFLKALAEVGETDPAELGEIRLSR, from the coding sequence ATGAGCAGCCCCGAGCCGCTGGAATTGCGCGCCCCCGAAGGCGCGCGGCGCATGGAGATCGACTGGGACGACGGCACCACGTCGGCCTACCGTCACGCGATCCTGCGTGGCTTCTGCCCCTGCGCGCACTGCCAGGGCCACCAGGGCCCCGTGCGCTGGGTGTCAGGCGCCGAGCAGGCCGACCTCGAGCTCTCCCTCATCGAGCCGGTCGGCAATTACGCCCTGCGGCTCGGGTGGGGCGATGGCCACTCGACCGGCATCTACACCTTCCGCTTCCTCAAGGCCCTCGCCGAGGTGGGGGAGACCGACCCAGCCGAGCTGGGCGAGATCCGACTCTCCCGGTGA
- a CDS encoding PEGA domain-containing protein, with translation MTARALGLLLAALASLGATPDASAQSQGERYRLERPEGEVDAATVERARALYEEGLSHVEAGRWADALERFEASYRISGIAAALFNAASTLRSMGRHRDARDAFDQLLSDHADLDASVRAEAEARRHEEAGRVALILLTGLADAPDAEVMLDGLPVTVEARDPAELETDPGRHAVRVEREGFEPWREELQLTDGERARLHVELTAIDTPAPIIVAEEGEAIHESPVFWTIVGVVVAGAAVALGFFLHADAQLSPRQTERGDFTGVRIDL, from the coding sequence GTGACGGCACGCGCTCTCGGTCTCCTGCTCGCCGCGCTCGCCTCGCTGGGAGCGACGCCTGACGCGTCGGCCCAGTCTCAGGGCGAGCGCTACCGCCTCGAACGCCCGGAGGGCGAGGTCGACGCAGCGACCGTGGAGCGGGCCCGGGCGCTCTACGAGGAGGGCCTCTCGCACGTCGAGGCCGGTCGCTGGGCGGACGCGCTCGAGCGCTTCGAGGCCTCGTATCGGATCAGCGGGATCGCGGCGGCGCTCTTCAACGCGGCGTCCACTCTCCGCTCGATGGGCCGCCACCGCGACGCGCGCGACGCGTTCGATCAGCTGCTGAGCGACCACGCGGACCTCGACGCCTCGGTGCGCGCGGAGGCCGAGGCGCGCCGCCACGAGGAGGCCGGGCGCGTCGCGCTGATCCTGCTGACCGGGCTCGCGGACGCGCCCGACGCCGAGGTCATGCTCGACGGGCTCCCCGTCACGGTCGAGGCGCGCGACCCCGCCGAGCTCGAGACGGACCCCGGTCGACACGCGGTGCGCGTGGAGCGCGAGGGCTTCGAGCCGTGGCGAGAGGAGCTCCAGCTCACGGACGGCGAGCGCGCGCGATTGCACGTCGAGCTGACCGCGATCGACACCCCGGCGCCGATCATCGTGGCCGAGGAGGGCGAGGCGATCCACGAGTCGCCGGTCTTCTGGACGATCGTCGGTGTGGTCGTCGCGGGCGCCGCGGTGGCCCTCGGCTTCTTCCTGCACGCCGACGCCCAGCTGAGCCCGCGGCAGACCGAGCGCGGCGACTTCACGGGCGTGAGGATCGACCTGTGA
- the recO gene encoding DNA repair protein RecO, which produces MARTERTAAVVLRSVAYGESDRILTLLTEAHGKLAVMARGARKSTRRFGGALEPYALIEADCALGRGDLGRLAEARLVRAFPGVLADLTRMSVAAAGLELVREVLPDRETPDPRLLPTVIRFFELSERLGTDALRFAFALRVLNIAGLSPNLASCGRCGVEAPEGRAALFDPGLGAIVCRSCGGGPFKIGGRLRTSLAHASTGRWEHVAGEDWLETDRAAAQRVLDAFLERHLGRRLAGGDVLSQVREVRRSYDRSVEE; this is translated from the coding sequence GTGGCCCGGACCGAGCGCACGGCGGCGGTGGTGCTTCGTTCCGTCGCCTACGGCGAGTCGGACCGCATCCTGACCCTCCTGACCGAGGCGCACGGCAAGCTCGCCGTGATGGCCCGCGGCGCGCGCAAGAGCACCCGCCGCTTCGGCGGCGCGCTCGAGCCGTACGCCCTGATCGAGGCCGACTGCGCGCTGGGTCGCGGCGACCTGGGCCGGCTCGCCGAGGCGCGCCTGGTCCGCGCCTTCCCGGGCGTGCTCGCGGACCTCACCCGGATGAGCGTCGCGGCCGCCGGCCTGGAGCTGGTCCGCGAGGTCTTGCCCGATCGGGAGACCCCCGACCCGCGCCTGCTCCCCACCGTGATCCGCTTCTTCGAGCTGTCGGAGCGGCTGGGCACCGACGCGCTGCGCTTCGCGTTCGCGCTCCGCGTGCTCAACATCGCGGGCCTCAGCCCCAACCTCGCGTCCTGTGGCCGCTGCGGCGTCGAGGCGCCCGAGGGACGCGCGGCGCTCTTCGATCCCGGCCTCGGCGCCATCGTGTGCCGGAGCTGCGGCGGGGGCCCGTTCAAGATCGGCGGCCGCCTCCGTACCTCCCTCGCCCACGCCTCCACCGGCAGATGGGAGCACGTGGCGGGAGAGGACTGGCTCGAGACCGACCGGGCGGCGGCGCAGCGCGTGCTCGACGCCTTCCTTGAGCGTCACCTCGGGCGCCGGCTGGCGGGCGGAGACGTCCTGTCGCAGGTTCGTGAGGTGAGGCGCAGTTACGATCGGAGCGTGGAAGAATGA
- a CDS encoding tetratricopeptide repeat protein, producing the protein MRSQREYDLGVGLYQEQNVPGAFEHLLEAITLDPDNAEAHLMLGNIFMIHRADHERAEHHFREAILANQRLPTRAGLEADANNSLGVLYIHAERYDDAEVALRAAARDLMNREPAVAWTNLGWARLEAGDHDGALEALRQAVQLSPQLCLAWYRIGQAHTAREELDQAEEALTRALSVENETCQRLQAAWRLRGEVRARSGHREEAIGDLERCVELSRDTDDGNACVRLLEANP; encoded by the coding sequence ATGCGATCGCAGCGCGAGTACGACCTCGGCGTCGGGCTCTACCAGGAGCAGAACGTCCCGGGCGCCTTCGAGCACCTGCTCGAGGCGATCACGCTCGATCCCGACAACGCCGAGGCCCACCTGATGCTGGGCAACATCTTCATGATTCACCGCGCCGACCACGAACGCGCCGAGCACCACTTCCGGGAGGCGATCCTCGCCAACCAGAGGCTGCCTACGCGTGCCGGGCTCGAGGCCGACGCGAACAACAGCCTCGGGGTGCTCTACATCCACGCCGAGCGCTACGACGACGCCGAAGTGGCGCTGCGCGCCGCCGCCCGCGATCTGATGAACCGCGAGCCGGCCGTCGCCTGGACCAACCTCGGCTGGGCCCGCCTCGAGGCGGGTGACCACGACGGGGCGCTCGAGGCCCTGCGTCAGGCCGTGCAGCTCTCCCCGCAGCTGTGCCTCGCCTGGTACCGGATCGGACAGGCCCACACCGCGCGCGAGGAGCTCGACCAGGCCGAAGAGGCCCTCACCCGCGCCCTCTCGGTCGAGAACGAGACCTGCCAGCGCTTGCAGGCCGCCTGGCGCCTCCGTGGCGAGGTGCGCGCCCGCTCCGGCCACCGCGAAGAGGCCATCGGCGATCTCGAGCGATGTGTCGAATTGTCGCGAGACACGGACGATGGCAACGCCTGCGTGCGTCTGCTGGAGGCGAATCCTTGA
- a CDS encoding protein kinase, which translates to MQLDAGAIVDRKYEVLAPMAEGGMGAVYRARHLLTEQIVALKVLNVGPGDEAIARRFKLEVSVAAKIRHPGIVKVFDAGTDAKSERFYLAMELLEGESLRDYMERPGRDPQRAVRWLADALEVMVAAHAQGVVHRDLKPENLFLEDQANGIEVKVLDFGIARDLAGPSVTTTGVAVGTALYMAPEQATASKAVGPAADVWAMGVMLYEVLGGERPFDGPSAHAVVVEAVTMPHRPLTELRADLSPGWGELVDACLAKKPEGRPSAAAVSRDLRALLEKGEALEAPFPLATPRSVPEDADTAPASALDGSGVDGGESAQVRVGAVDSVPQPSVPPPPQRAPSPAWLAAGLVAFGLLGLGGWLALGGDAEPADRVDDGAVDGTALDGTGVDGTEPEPPEAEARLAPPPAEASERPAPARDVQAPTEGESTAVTRPRQTPRRAAPEAAPAPIEPDPPPRPLAGAAREVVERAVPAPAPEREEEDSPAEPESPTQPRRPSPVLLGSDAFGR; encoded by the coding sequence GTGCAGCTCGACGCAGGCGCCATCGTCGATCGCAAATACGAGGTCCTCGCCCCGATGGCGGAGGGCGGCATGGGCGCGGTGTACCGAGCGCGCCATCTCCTCACCGAGCAGATCGTCGCCCTGAAGGTCCTCAACGTCGGCCCGGGGGACGAGGCGATCGCGCGGCGCTTCAAGCTCGAGGTGAGCGTCGCGGCCAAGATCAGGCACCCGGGCATCGTGAAGGTCTTCGACGCGGGCACCGACGCGAAGTCGGAGCGCTTCTACCTCGCGATGGAGCTGCTCGAGGGCGAGAGCCTGCGCGACTACATGGAGCGGCCCGGCCGCGATCCGCAGCGCGCGGTGCGCTGGCTGGCCGACGCCCTCGAGGTGATGGTCGCCGCGCACGCGCAGGGGGTGGTGCACCGCGATCTCAAGCCGGAGAACCTCTTCCTGGAGGACCAGGCGAACGGGATCGAGGTGAAGGTGCTCGACTTCGGGATCGCGCGCGATCTCGCCGGGCCGAGCGTGACCACCACCGGGGTGGCGGTCGGCACCGCCCTCTACATGGCGCCCGAGCAGGCCACGGCGAGCAAGGCGGTGGGGCCGGCGGCGGACGTGTGGGCGATGGGCGTGATGCTCTACGAGGTGCTGGGCGGCGAGCGGCCGTTCGACGGGCCCAGCGCGCACGCGGTGGTGGTGGAGGCGGTCACGATGCCGCACCGCCCGCTGACGGAGCTGCGCGCGGATCTCTCGCCCGGCTGGGGCGAGCTGGTCGACGCGTGCCTGGCCAAGAAGCCCGAGGGGCGCCCGAGCGCGGCCGCGGTGTCGCGTGACCTGCGCGCGCTGCTCGAGAAGGGCGAGGCGCTCGAGGCGCCCTTCCCGCTCGCGACCCCGCGCTCGGTGCCCGAGGACGCCGACACGGCGCCCGCGTCTGCGCTGGACGGGTCCGGAGTCGACGGGGGCGAGTCCGCCCAGGTGCGGGTGGGGGCGGTGGACAGCGTCCCGCAGCCGAGCGTGCCGCCGCCGCCACAGCGGGCCCCGTCGCCGGCGTGGCTCGCCGCGGGGCTGGTCGCGTTCGGGCTGCTCGGGCTCGGCGGCTGGCTGGCGCTCGGAGGGGACGCGGAGCCCGCTGACCGCGTTGACGACGGCGCCGTCGACGGAACCGCGCTCGACGGGACAGGAGTGGATGGGACCGAGCCGGAGCCGCCGGAGGCCGAGGCCCGGCTCGCGCCGCCGCCCGCCGAGGCGTCCGAACGACCGGCGCCCGCGCGAGACGTGCAGGCGCCGACCGAGGGGGAGTCCACCGCGGTCACCCGGCCTCGCCAAACCCCGCGCCGCGCCGCGCCCGAGGCGGCGCCCGCGCCCATCGAGCCGGACCCGCCGCCGAGGCCACTGGCCGGCGCCGCGCGCGAGGTGGTCGAGCGGGCGGTCCCCGCGCCCGCCCCCGAGCGTGAGGAAGAGGACAGCCCCGCGGAGCCCGAGTCGCCCACCCAGCCCCGCCGGCCGTCGCCGGTCTTGCTCGGTTCAGACGCCTTCGGCCGCTGA